From the genome of Solanum lycopersicum chromosome 12, SLM_r2.1:
AAACCCATGATCATCCTAACAAATTGAAAAACTGGAAAGTAAAGAGGGGATCCTTCGGAAGCAAGGAAAGTCACCAATTAAATCTGAAACCCAATTAGATCAATGAAGCACTGGTTAGGGATCCTGGTTACATGTGTCTGGATCATGAAATATGCTGGCCAAATGGCGCAGTACATGGAATGTAAGAGCATGTTAGGGGAAAACTAAAGCATGACATAAGCTTGAACTAGAACTGAAGAAACAACTTACCTCGTCTTAACTCGACCTCAACTCAATctcaactcatttcaatataaagcagtgataaaaatgaaatataattaatccATTAAGTTGTCTGCttgatttcatttttcaacCTTCCATCTTTAATTCGTTTTAGCTCCAAACTTCTTCATATTTACATCAATATAAtcttaaaaatagaatatattgtacGCATAATTTATAAAGTTCGTGctcaaaaaggaaaataaaaatactaaatgtgacaagtaataaaaataaaatatacttttggCCTCACATCGCATGAAAGATTtactatgaataaaaaaaacatcaagCAGTCAATCATTAAAGTAAATAAAGATGCAGAGATGATAAGTTTGTTCATAGAGTGGTATACTTCAATTTGACATTTGAATGTTGAATTGGGAGAAGGTACAAGTATCCCCAGGCTATTATTGAAATCTCAGTGACACacattaactaaattaaggtcATATTAACCccttaattcatttttctttaattttgtacacctttaTGGTTTGCgtgacatccaaatatctctCACGCGCTTGAACTGTGTTGGATCACGGAGTATGCTACATAAACtaaaaattgtacaaaattatataaagcaTGAATTgaggaggtaataggaccttattttagttaaggtgtgtctctgagatttcgattATAGTCTAGGGGTACTTACACCTTATccctattaaatattaattattaccaTAAAATCTTAAATAGATGTGGAAAGAACTTTACGAACACTACTTGTCAAAAGTAAGTGTTATTTGTCGATGTTCTACTTGAAAAAGTCTGATATTTTAATTGACACATAATGAGATAATAacacgataaagagtagaaaaCAGGAATAGTAGAATACATATACGAACTAATAGTAGTGACACAATTCCTTGACAACTAGGATAATGAGACAAAAACATCCTTGTTGACGTTTAATTAGAGAGAGAATGAGGAATGTAAAAAGGTTATTTAGGAAAGTAAACAGATGAAAGTTTGGCGGAAAGTTACAtgaagttattttctttaataggCTTAGTTAAGTTATGTAGAAACTTACTTGAAGTTGATATTGTGACCTATAAATATTCAAAGAAAACTTTAACTTGGGGTAATaaatattctttctcattgcTGGCAAGGTACATTATCTTAATGTAAGTATTTGACAAGAAATTTATATTGTGGTACCTAAAGCGAATTCATCTCTTGATAATGTGCGAAAGTGTcttttttgagagaaaaaaaacatatagaAAAGGTTTGAGTAATGGTAACTTTTGAACTAAACGTAGAGCAAATGATTGCAAAAAAGCAGAAATATGTaccaaatataattattttttgcatgTTATGaaatactccctccatttaaAAATAGGATTGATTATAACATGAGAACCTCTTCATGATTACATCTTCAAAGATCCATGTAAAAATATGCACACCGGACAAAAGGAACATCACATTTGAGTCATGAAGTGATCTAGGCCCCGTCTTCCTCAGGAGGAGCAATTAAGGAATAGAGCAATTGACATTAGAAAGACAAAATGATTGTACAATTTCTATATGCAATGTAGTCGGACATTATTTGGGAGCTCAAAAATACAGcagaaaagaatttgaaaaaaaaacttcactGACTACTGCACCATAATTGCATCTTAAAAATCATCAACCAATTAAGTAAACAAaataatctttatatatatatatatatatatatatatatatatatatatattccaccTACGTAGCACCCctagaatttgaaaatttatttatatgtttttttttttgtaacattaGGGTTTTTACCcctatttcattttttgctTTAAACGTGTATATCAACTCTTGTGTCCCTTCAAGCATTCAAGTTAGGAATAGATAGACAGACAAATAAACAGACAGATAAACAGACAAACATAGAGAcatatcttattttttagtttCTCTTCATTTAATTTCAAGAACAATCTTTCACGTTGTTGAAATAGTAGTTTGAACCCAAATGCTAAATCACTTTTCATCTTTCTAATTCTTAAATCACTTCATTGGTACTTCCTGAAGATTCAAGAGTCGAATATTAACATTATCTccataatttttgttattattggttTGCTTCATACTTGATAAATTATACTTGACTCATGCATTCATTTTGAAATGGAAAAATCAAAACACATGCTTATTGTTTAAAAGGTAAaatcattttctcttttttttttcaattttcaagaaattaaaactaatttgcaacaacaattttaaataatgaatgGGTCTTTATTTTAAAGGTGATAGTAGCTTTTAATATCTGAAGTAGAGTTCTCTCCATTTTCTTTAAGATTAAAGTTTGCCCTTTTGAATTGAATATTggctattattatttttaaattgtgaaacttttttagattttttttttctataattgtAACTAATGAACTATTTAAACTTTGGCGGTAATATCTACTGTAATTTGTAAAAAATCATCATTAATGCATTTATCGATTCAACTATGTTATacaaattaaagataaaatagtaaTGTTTTAAAGCATCAAATTCAAGTTCTATCACTCAGAATAAACTTAATcgtgaagaaaatattaatgatataaGTTTTATAAAATCTGATTCgggataaaaaatttaaattttaaaattttattcagaTCATTGTAACTTTATTAAAAGAGCTTATATTCAGCAAACACATTATCAACCTTGTTGAAAGAGTTATCACAAACAACAATTTCTAGAGATATGCATCGttttaattgttaatgatttgatgaatttccttattaattaaaagtaTAGTGTATGTAAGTAAAGATGGAATTTATTTTTGCATTGTTacttatttaaggaaaataatctTTAATGTAAAGGTGAAGCATTTTCGAATATGGAATTTAGGAGTTAGTACAAAAAAAACTAGCTTGCAAACATACGTTACTGGGTTTACTATCATTCATACTCGGtcaaaaagaatatgaagatcTAATGCGGTAATAACTATTTATTCacttatttgataaataatatgatCACGATAATCATGTGCATTGAAATCACTTAGCAGTTACTATTAATGCACTAAAACTTCTTATGAAACAAAGATTTAAACATTTCGAGGTCATGCTGAATCAAATCTCACTTAACAAAGGTAATTTTTTGAGATTCTTTCATTTTATGTTCAAAAGCGTGatgaaattcataattttgtatTGAATCATGCTCctcaaaatgattaaaataactttgtccaaaaattcaaaaagaattgGTGATTACTTGCAATATtgaaacaattaaatatatcataaaggAACTaaatagtgattttttttttcttattggttGATGgaatcttttgatttttcacGCAAGGAGCAAATTGATGTTTTAATATATGTTGATAGAAGAAAATTTGTGATGAAGAGACTTCTTGACATTTTTCATGTGAAAAATTCTAGTTTTAATCTCTAAAATATGTAATTGTTGaattattttctcaatattttttgagTCTATCTTATGTGTGTGAACGATGCTATGATGGAGCAACTAATATGCAAAGTGATATTAATGATCTTAAGATGTTGATTAAGAAAGAAAGTAAATCAActtattatattcattatttttcttgttaacTTTAACTAATTCTCGtcgatatttttaaaaaaatgtcttaCCTATACActtgatataaaatatttttaatgtgttAGACAATTCTTTATAAATGTACGAATAAATATCTaatctcaaaaaagaaaattcaaaaaactaTTGAAATGGATGACcttaaaatttgtagaagctCGTATCAAGAACTTGATATTTCTAGAGCTTGATAACCATAGAGAATCTTatttcttgattgtttattCACAAGTTAGGTACAGTTATGGTCATATTTTATAACATTGTTGAAATTGTATATTCTTGGATGAAAGATCTAggacaattaaatatattagagttgttcaaacactgaaaatatatatttatactgtttttgatgaaagaaattctaaaaattacAAATGATCTTAGTAAATgtttataaaaacaaatagcAAGACATTACAAATGCAATCCTACTTATTAAAGAGGTCAAGAGAAGTCTGTAAGacttgagagaaaaaataaaagacgaaatttatttgttattgggTTGTCTACATTTTGTATTaagtataatattattatatctaatTTTGATGAGTTGTATGTTAATTCTTAAAAGATCATAGTGTGAAGTTGTTGATTATACtgttttttatcattatcatgtttaagtattttgtaaaataattgaataataagTGTAACAATTAAATGATCGTTTTGATGAGGTGACAATAGAGTTACTTTATAGATCAAAGTTGCTCTTTTGAATTTGATAGAATCATTTCCAAAGTTTTGGTATCCAGAAAATAATGAAACTGATTGCATTATATTCTAATGATTGTGATGAACTTGACAAACTTTATATGTGTGCACTTGAGAATCAACTTAGCAAATAACATTATTGATGTTCGTGATATCGATAAAGATTCTATGATTTACATGAATTTTGTGATATGGTGGACTTTGTTGAACTTTTGACAATTGTCACTACATTCATTGAAAGAGCTTTTTCagcaataaaatttattaagaacGAATTAcgaagtcaaaaaaataatgattttttgagCAATTACATGGTTccttttataaaagattatgtacgaataatgttttaattgatgatattattttgTCTTTCAAGCAATGACATCACGAAAAATAATATCGTAAATGTGCTTGAGAAGTATTAAATGTGACCTCTTTTTGGAGTTATCACTCTCAATCTGGAGTGAGACATTGTGAAGGGCTAAATTTTTTTCTCTGCTTGACATCATTTTGCTCTAGTTAAGCATTCCGgggtaattttctttttaacgtAAACACTCATATAGTTTTAGGTCTCTTGTAATGAAATAAACTTTCTGTACCGGTAATTTATATTACTAATACatttttgaaattgtattttGTTGGCTTATTCacatgtttatatttattttgattttttcgaACATAAATCTTAAATTTTCACTGACTAGACAAGACAGTCAAACACATTCGATTAAAATATTAGTAACACATTATAATTATAGCTATGTTAAGTAATTTATCTGTATATGTttgtaatattttcttaattaaaaattaagtagTACATATATTGAGTCTCTATTACCATCTCTAACCCAACGTCAAATTTTACACCAAGTCattatttgatgaaaaaattgatgttttggAGGACCAATCCAACACTTATTTACACCATCTTGATATGTGAATAGTGTTACACCATATTTGGTGTAACAATATTCATCATACCAATTCACTTATTGAATCTTTTAATATCATTTCATTATACAaaagttttaattaaatattatataaatgttaggttttaaattttcgtatattcaattatttttatatagtatttttataatattaattttaaatatataaaagaatttttttataaattaattttctatatatgactttcttttaatattaaatttattctaaaattaattataatcgAATATAATTACACTTAAccttcacaaaaattaaaaatacgaacatataatttatattagcTATTTagaaagaacttttttttttataaaaaaaaataacaatataataataaagagaaaaaaaacattcttttctgatataaaatttaatggagtaaatttgacataaatttgatatttagGTCGGAGATGCCATAACAAGGCTATATTTGCGTATCTCAAACGAATAGTAAAGACACACGTGGAGTAGCACCTGGAAAGCGATGGTAGTGTCAACCGACAAGGAATTGGCACGTTGCAGTTGCAGTGTGTGTTTTGCATAAAAGAAACCGACTTTCTCCCTTCTCCAGCTCTTTTCCTCTCCATTGCTGCATTTGAGAAGATAGTTGTGATTCGAAACCTAAATCATCGCAACCAATGCAGCGGCTCGTTGACCATGTCCTTGCTGTAACCAAAGAGTATGTTCAttcatctcttcttcttcttgtaaatTTAGCTCCTTTATTGATTGCCCATTCAAGCTGCAACTTCATGTCTTAAAAGTGtgttcaccttttttttttactttactttttttggTTGTTTGGGCagttaatttatgattttttgcaGTATTAGGTCAAGTGCTGAATTGATTGTGTGTATGAATAGAAAATAGTGGAGGATTCCTCTTATGTGAAAGAAATTGAGATTTAGGATGCTAATCATAGGAACAACAGTTTACGGGCTTCTAGAGAGTTTATGtaccattaaaaaaaaagaggggggggggggggcagggGAGACTAGTTTTACTAATAGAGTTTTGGGCTTACGGTATATCCTTATGCTACAAttgcaaacaaaaaaaaaatcctttaaTTACTCCTAGATTTTTTGAAAGAAGtctgtttttttaataaaagttaaaatacaAGAATGTTTATTGCAAATTTTGGAATCATTAAAGGGTGTTTTTTTGTTCATAATTTTGTAGTATAAGGATGTACCTAATGGGTTATACTTCGGAGATGATTTTAGCCCAAAACTCTTTActtagtatatatgaagtagaATTATAATTAACTCAATTCACCATGAAGTGCTctgataataatttatttaagaataaataagCGTTGAAGTCTCTGATGTCTAACCAATGAGAGAGGAGCTTCAAATGTATATGCATACAAAGAGACATGTTGAAGATGATGCATTTATAGTGACTGCCAGACCGATATAATCAGGGAGAAATTAGCATTAGATCCTTTATATGGTGAAAGAAGAGCCCTTTATATCAGTTGACAGTGATGGTCTTCTATGTGAACTCGGAGGACgtgtatttgtttttaataCGTTACCAGGTAGCATAATTGAGAAAACTAGGCTAATCACTTGCAGGAAAAACGCTACAAGTACCATTACTGTATATCTAGAGAAAAGGAGGAACTATGGGCTAGGTTgttcggactcttcaaaaaggTCTATGGGTGCATATTGGGTCCATTCTTGGAGGATCCGACATGGATGCGGCAACAATATTGTAGAGTCCGAGCGTACATGGATGCGGCAACAATATTAGAGAATTCGACCAACATAGACTATGGGAGACACTGTTATTCTCCATATCAAAAGACTATGGGAGACACTGTTATTCTCCATatcaaaagagaagaaattttCTGTGTACTCAAGGCTGACACAGCTGAAGATTTTCTGTCAATATTTTAAGTCCACATATTTAAGATATGAAACCATGAGTTTGCATAGAGTCTTACTCTCTCACTTGTTAggaaaaaacattttaagtcCACATATTTAAGATATGAAACCATGAGTTTGCATACAGTCTTACTCTCTCACCTGTTAGGAAACAAGTTGTATATGTGTAGTTTATTTGTAAGTTGATCTGAGAAATCTAGTTGTTCGTGCTGATCAGGAAATAACTGTCTCCATGTAGAAGTGACCAGGGATAGATGTTATGGTATAGGAGACAAGCCTTTGAGCTGGTTATATTTAGTTCTTGATGCAATTCAAGTGAAAGAATTAATGGTGAAAGTAATAGGCAAGATCATGAAAACTCCACCAATGCAGATATATTTTTGAAGTGAAATACCTTGGCTATCATcatcaatttttaatattttcctttCAGGGATAACTGAGAAATCGCTCGAAGAAGTTGTTTGTAAATGAAATTATTTCTCTTGAGGATGTCATAGTAGTTGTTTATCTTCTGAAAAATGGACAATAAATTTTCAGAATGCTTACATGAAATGCTTGCAGTTAGCACATGCTGTTTCGTGTTTGTATTTTTGTCTGCTAACTTTCCTGGAGCAACTGTTGGGATGAATCCGTTATTTGATGTTAATATCTCTTTGTTCATTCTCTCAGGTCAGTTAAAACATTCACTTATGAGTCATTGAAcaatgttgtgaggttgataaATGGGGTGTCTGCACTATTATTGACAATATTACCAGGGAACTCTTCTATTCTTGAAGGTATCCATGGTTGGGAGCTTCGGCCAGCATTTCGTGGGCCTAGGCTTCCGCGCTGGATGGAAGAGTGAGTTTCAATCTTCATTTCCTCTTTACTCATGCTCTAAAATTCAGATAATTTCCTGCTTCTCTGGTTATGCATTGACAACTGTGTTACTTCTGTCACCTCTTTTGGCAATTAtgtcaaaaaattcaaaacatctTAAGTATCTTTTCGTGATTTTTCCAATAACGGCTCATTTTGTTAACAAGCTTCTTCCTGGTGATCACAGTGGTGTCTCATCATTCAACCAATTCATTCATGAGCTTTCTGTTGAACCCAATGCCTCATCAAGTGTAGAATACTCATCACAGGAAGATGTTGATGAAAACGTCGGTCCAATGTCTCCTCCGTTACAAAGTTCTCGAGCATCCAGAGTGAGCAGTTTTACCAGGCAGAGCAGTAGTTGGGTACATTTGCTCAGATGCATCTTCTCATGGTTCCTTTTCCCCATTAAATTTATGTTGGGAATACCGTTGTATCTATATGGTTCACGTACTACGTCTGGGAGTCTACAGTCTTCCCCTCTACAAGCTACCAAGAGATTACAGTCACTCAAGGACCACTTTGTCCAACGGGCCACTGACAGAAGGCGAGGCGTAGTTGAGGTGTGACATATTCAGTTTTCTCCTTTTATAGTGTCCTCTATTCCAAACTACTGGCAGTGGGCTCAACTTTCATGAATCATACAGATGATTCATGCTTTTTCAGATCCATTTCTCTTTTGATGAATGTGTTGGGTGTCCCGTTACATATTACATTTGTTCTGCTCATCTTTTTGGTTTGGGGCAAGAGGATGGATCATTGTgtggttttttctttttttttttgtttgacagTTGTTGGTCATTTAACTAATTGTTTTACTGTTATTTTGCATTCCCATTAAGCCATTACTGGTTTTATTAAGATGACTTGGTCTGATTTATCTTGTGTAGGATCTCCATCTAGCAATTGAGATTATTATTGAGACTATCTTTGGATTCGCTCACAAGGCAGTACGTTGTCTTCTTTCACCTATAGTCACTGTAACGGAAGTGGTGAAATGGTTCTTTTCTTGTATGAGTGGTCCTGAGAATGTTCCTGCTGATGGTTCAGGTGTATCTGTACCTACAGATACTCTTTCAGAGAATGATCCTACGCCTAGGGAACGACAAACAGGCTTTTATCATTCCCTAAATACAGATTCTAGGACATGTCAAGATGTCATAACAGAGCTTGGGTAAGGCACTTTGATTTGATTCCGCTCCTTTGCCAAAACTGACATGGATGTTCCCTTGCATTGAGATTTTTCTGAACAGATAACATgttcaaataaatataacttttttccTTAGAAGACTCTTTTTTGTCAAATGAACAGTGATGATATTTTCATGAAGTTGTTTGGAGATTATATGGTGTTGAAAAGGACTAGCATCTCATCTGTATTCCAATTGCATTTGTGCTCTTTTACTTACTGCACTTAGCCTAGAGTATGCTATAATTTCTACAGGTTAATCCATTAAGCTTTTTGGTAGACTGTCAAAGAATTTCTGTCAACTGTTCTTTGGTAGATACTCTATGTCTTACAAATCTTTCAGGTCGCTGTGACGATCAACTATCTTCTTTTAGTCTCTTTCTGCCTTAGGATTCATTGTTCAGTTGTAAATAGGAGCTTTGTGTTGCAATTCTTTTGAAATCTCTTCTCCTAGTGAAGTGGCCGTTCTTTACTGGTAGATGAGGTATTTTGTACTGTCCTCTTTCGGTCCTTCTTGGCTTTAGCAGATAGGTAAGTCTTTGTGGTTTAGGGGTATTACATTGTTCTCTCCAGACTTGAGAGAGTCTTTCAGCAGGAGCTCTTGTATTCATAACTATATTGATATTTTCACATCGAGTTTGACATTCCTATTGTTCTCGGCATATAATTGCTTTTTGTTGTAGGTACCCATATGAAGCTCTTCGTGTGGTAACTAGCGATGGATATATTCTCCTTTTGGAGAGAATTCCAAGGTTTGGATTCCTGTTTTGACATTGCTGTCTCTTTATATCCAGAGCTTTTTGGTGGATGCCCGTGTATGAATTTGATTTGATGATCTAATTTGATATTGCAGACGTGATGCTCGGAAAGTTGTTTATCTGCAACATGGGGTTTTTGATTCATCCATGGGGTGAGCCACATGTCTGTGTTCATTCTTCATGTCACATTTTCTCTGTGTTTATATGATTTACGCATAGTCTTAGTTGGGGTTAAAATGAGCAGTGGTATTTATTTTGTCGACAAATTGTTAAGTTGTCCTTTCTGGTTCTTCAGGTTTATAACTAGTATTAGTATAAACTAAATGATGTTTGGAAGGCATACTAATCAATTggcatttaaaaatttatgaagtGATATATTATTGTATCTGGGTTGTGTATATTATAAGCAACAATTAGAGGGGAGATggcttcttattttcttttttatttcttttactccctccgtttaaaaaaggatgagctagtttgacttgaaacggagttaaagaaaagaagaagactttttaatcttgtggttttaaattaaagttatgtcaaatgtaccaaaatgccctttaatcttgtggtcttaaacatgtcacgtggaaagttaaagttaaagtgttgccaaaaaaagaaaggggacattctttttgaaacaaactaaaaaggaaatagggacattctttttgaaatggagggagtaatatttgatttaaaaatttggcTGGCATGGGCATCTGTGAGGGGTTAAACGTTGCTATGCATTATGTGCCTATTAATTCAGCTGGGATAGTGGACTGAGATTATGAATAAATGTCCATCTGGATTCAGTACTACACTTCATTTAATCTTGTACGGTCAAAAGTTGAACGGCTTGTGACTGACCTGGCTTTTGCTTAATTAAAGTGatccaatttaattttttaagacgGTGTATATTCTGTATCATCCCTTGAAAGGTAAATCGTGTTATCTGTAGCCAAAGATGATCAATTGTTTGAATATGAGATTAAGAATTATTATCCCTTTAATTTTGTGAATCTTACTGAAGTATGCCGTCAAAATTGCTAGAGAGCTGACCAGTGGATCTCTTTCTCAATGCATGTTTTGATTGCTTTAAGACGTGCTAATCTGCGGTTCTtagatttctttttcctttttgttgcTATGATTGTAGTTTTGATCAGTTATGATTATCAACTACATAGACATTTAGTTCATCTTACATCTTTACACGGTGACCTGACTTTACAGTTGGATATCGAATGGAGTTGTTGGTTCTCCTGCATTTGCAGCCTATGATCAAGGTTTGTCCTTTTGATTTTTTAGCGAATGTTTCTTGGTGCAATATACTATGGTTGTTTTCCTTACCGGGATAATTAAGTGACATATTTCTCTTTATTGTCAGGGTATGATGTTTTCCTTGGAAATTTTCGCGGACTGGTTTCGAGAGAACATGTTGATGGCAATATATCCCCACGACAGTAAGTGCGCTACTTCATGCAGCTCCCATTATGTCGGAAGTACCTTTATCCATATTCTCTGTTTTTGGAATGGTATCAGTTTCCTATATATCTAAGCATTGCTAAATATCTCGCAACTTTTATTTTCTgtatgttgcatgtgcatgtAGATACTGGAGGTACTCCATAAATGAGCACGGGACACAAGATATACCTGCGATCATACAGAAGATCCATGAAATAAAAGTTTCTGAATTGAAAAACAGCCAAGCGGGTTTTGAGGAAGAGTTTGAGAGTGATCAACCATACAAGCTCTGTGCTATTTCCCATAGTTTGGGTGGAGCTGCTATTCTGATGTATGTCATTACCCAGCGAATTGAGGAAAAACCCCATAGGATTTCAAGATTAATCTTGTTATCACCTGCTGGCTTCCATCATGATTCAAATATTGTTTTCACGGTTATGGAGTACGTGTTCCTAGTGTTATCTCCTTTACTGATGCTCTTTGTGCCAGCTTTCTATATACCTACTCGTTTTTTCCGCATGCTGGTCAATAAGTTGGCACGGGACTTCCATAACTTACCTGCAGTTGGAGGCCTTGTGCAAACCCTGATAAGTTATGTGGTTGGTGGAGACAGTTCAAACTGGGTTGGAGCTCTGGGGTTATCACATTACAATATGAATGATATGCCAGCTGTTTCATTTTGCGTGGCACTTCACATGGCACAGATCAAACGCAGCCGtaaatttatcatgtttgacTACGGTAGTGCAGCTACAAACATGGAAGTCTATGGATCCTCACAGCCCTTGGATTTGGGGGAGTACTATCTCTTCATTGATATTCCAGTTGACCTTGTTGCTGGGCAGAAAGACAACGTCATCAGGCCGTCCATGGTTAGGAAGCATTATGACCTGATGACTGATGCAGGTGTAGATGTATCATATAAGGAGTTTGAGTATGCGCATTTGGATTTTACGTTTTCTCATCGGGAAGAACTACTTGCATATGTAATGTCCCGGTTAATGTTAGTAGGGTGTTCGTCAAAGAAACTAGCTGGGCAGAAATCATTGAGGAATCAGAAAAACGAGGTACAATCGAGCAGCCATTGAAGCGTAATGCTC
Proteins encoded in this window:
- the LOC101266611 gene encoding uncharacterized protein isoform X1, which produces MQRLVDHVLAVTKESVKTFTYESLNNVVRLINGVSALLLTILPGNSSILEGIHGWELRPAFRGPRLPRWMEDGVSSFNQFIHELSVEPNASSSVEYSSQEDVDENVGPMSPPLQSSRASRVSSFTRQSSSWVHLLRCIFSWFLFPIKFMLGIPLYLYGSRTTSGSLQSSPLQATKRLQSLKDHFVQRATDRRRGVVEDLHLAIEIIIETIFGFAHKAVRCLLSPIVTVTEVVKWFFSCMSGPENVPADGSGVSVPTDTLSENDPTPRERQTGFYHSLNTDSRTCQDVITELGYPYEALRVVTSDGYILLLERIPRRDARKVVYLQHGVFDSSMGWISNGVVGSPAFAAYDQGYDVFLGNFRGLVSREHVDGNISPRQYWRYSINEHGTQDIPAIIQKIHEIKVSELKNSQAGFEEEFESDQPYKLCAISHSLGGAAILMYVITQRIEEKPHRISRLILLSPAGFHHDSNIVFTVMEYVFLVLSPLLMLFVPAFYIPTRFFRMLVNKLARDFHNLPAVGGLVQTLISYVVGGDSSNWVGALGLSHYNMNDMPAVSFCVALHMAQIKRSRKFIMFDYGSAATNMEVYGSSQPLDLGEYYLFIDIPVDLVAGQKDNVIRPSMVRKHYDLMTDAGVDVSYKEFEYAHLDFTFSHREELLAYVMSRLMLVGCSSKKLAGQKSLRNQKNEVQSSSH
- the LOC101266611 gene encoding uncharacterized protein isoform X2 gives rise to the protein MEDGVSSFNQFIHELSVEPNASSSVEYSSQEDVDENVGPMSPPLQSSRASRVSSFTRQSSSWVHLLRCIFSWFLFPIKFMLGIPLYLYGSRTTSGSLQSSPLQATKRLQSLKDHFVQRATDRRRGVVEDLHLAIEIIIETIFGFAHKAVRCLLSPIVTVTEVVKWFFSCMSGPENVPADGSGVSVPTDTLSENDPTPRERQTGFYHSLNTDSRTCQDVITELGYPYEALRVVTSDGYILLLERIPRRDARKVVYLQHGVFDSSMGWISNGVVGSPAFAAYDQGYDVFLGNFRGLVSREHVDGNISPRQYWRYSINEHGTQDIPAIIQKIHEIKVSELKNSQAGFEEEFESDQPYKLCAISHSLGGAAILMYVITQRIEEKPHRISRLILLSPAGFHHDSNIVFTVMEYVFLVLSPLLMLFVPAFYIPTRFFRMLVNKLARDFHNLPAVGGLVQTLISYVVGGDSSNWVGALGLSHYNMNDMPAVSFCVALHMAQIKRSRKFIMFDYGSAATNMEVYGSSQPLDLGEYYLFIDIPVDLVAGQKDNVIRPSMVRKHYDLMTDAGVDVSYKEFEYAHLDFTFSHREELLAYVMSRLMLVGCSSKKLAGQKSLRNQKNEVQSSSH